A region from the Branchiostoma floridae strain S238N-H82 chromosome 9, Bfl_VNyyK, whole genome shotgun sequence genome encodes:
- the LOC118422637 gene encoding uncharacterized protein LOC118422637, with protein sequence MTSEKLPYGHLMPERSTRRERTGGPLGSLVGVLGAAAVFASAVVLAVIVQNIGHEMGNLRAKVERDQEEMAKLQERVAILTETTGSFKLRAEKDQEEMTKLQEKVAILTGTTESFKLKAERDQEMTKLHESVATLKTAAERDHDDMAKLQARAERDQEVFLSLRERIVVLETQIRGGSFPPNYAEQQEPPDTPEGEQPGHGVQDNNATVGGLAHAHRRSKRDAPGNSLRLPPISGCPQGPPGPAGRDGVAGRDGRDGVQGSAGPTGPTGPVGLQGPAGDKGDTGPPGRDGAPGAGGSVYTRWGRKTCADNSGAELVYSGVAGGTHFSHPGGGTNYQCLPTNPQWGRYEDGVQGTKAYMYGAEYQLDRNVPFGSTSLLDDNVPCAVCYVPTRGSKLMIPARNTCPTGWTQEYDGYLMAEYYNHPGATEYVCVDEQPEVIQGGHANHDGALFYPVEARCGSLPCPHYVEGRELTCVVCTK encoded by the exons ATGACGTCCGAGAAGCTTCCTTACGGTCACCTCATGCCGGAGAGAAGCACCCGCCGGGAGCGCACGGGCGGCCCGCTCGGCTCGCTCGTCGGTGTTCTCGGCGCCGCCGCGGTGTTCGCCTCCGCCGTGGTGCTGGCCGTGATCGTGCAGAACATCGGTCATGAGATGGGGAACCTCCGGGCTAAGGTGGAGAGGGATCAAGAGGAGATGGCTAAACTACAAGAAAGGGTGGCCATCCTTACTGAGACGACTGGGAGCTTTAAGCTGAGGGCTGAGAAAGACCAAGAAGAGATGACTAAACTACAAGAAAAGGTGGCTATCCTTACTGGTACGACTGAGAGCTTTAAGCTGAAGGCTGAGAGAGATCAAGAGATGACTAAACTACACGAGAGTGTGGCTACCCTCAAAACAGCAGCCGAGAGAGATCACGATGACATGGCCAAACTCCAAGCTCGGGCCGAGAGAGACCAGGAGGTGTTTCTGTCCCTGAGGGAGCGGATTGTCGTGCTGGAAACACAGATCAGAGGCGGGAGTTTCCCACCAAACTACGCCGAACAACAAGAACCACCTGAT ACGCCTGAGGGAGAACAGCCTGGGCACGGGGTACAGGACAACAACGCCACGGTGGGAGGACTTGCGCATGCGCACAGGCGCTCCAAGAGAGATGCTCCCGGCAACTCGCTCCGACTCCCACCCATATCAG GTTGCCCACAGGGACCGCCTGGTCCCGCGGGACGGGACGGGGTAGCAGGACGGGACGGACGGGACGGAGTCCAAGGCTCGGCCGGACCGACTGGACCGACCGGACCTGTCGGCTTACAG GGTCCAGCCGGGGACAAGGGAGACACAGGGCCACCGGGAAGAGACGGGGCGCCAGGCGCAG GAGGAAGTGTGTACACCCGATGGGGGAGGAAGACTTGTGCTGATAACAGCGGAGCAGAGCTGGTGTACTCGG GTGTGGCAGGAGGTACGCATTTCAGTCATCCAGGCGGCGGGACCAACTACCAGTGTCTGCCCACCAACCCACAGTGGGGGAGGTACGAAGATGGAGTCCAAGGGACCAAGGCTTACATGTACGGTGCTGAGTACCAGTTGGACAGAAACGTCCCGTTCGGCTCCACCTCCCTTCTCGATGACAACGTCCCGTGTGCGGTCTGCTACGTCCCAACCCGCGGCAGTAAGTTGATGATCCCCGCCCGTAACACCTGCCCCACCGGCTGGACACAGGAGTACGATGGCTACCTCATGGCTGAGTACTACAACCACCCCGGTGCTACAGAGTACGTCTGTGTGGATGAACAGCCGGAGGTGATACAGGGTGGACACGCCAACCATGACGGCGCGCTGTTCTACCCCGTGGAAGCCCGCTGTGGGTCCCTGCCGTGTCCCCACTATGTGGAAGGGAGGGAGCTTACCTGTGTCGTCTGCACGAAGTGA
- the LOC118422714 gene encoding short-chain collagen C4-like — protein sequence MVKKMNNMEQEMTNMMIEVANVKGFQARAERDQQETVTLRERVAVLESQIHGGNFPPNQAEQQSTNTGSVLNPQADDVSVVDSELLSKNDSVGGLLRRRKRDAPTPNWVRLPIGPSGCQSGRDGRDGIPGAAGLPGTAGQKGETGPPGPKGEPGTGTSNEQGLKGQKGDMGSIGGQGPEGPKGDRGSTGPQGFKGMKGARGSTGQQGAKGASGSTGLQGAKGDRGSTGQQGAKGDRGFTGLQGAKGMKGDMGSTGLQGARGDRGYTGLQGARGAMGPTGPQGAKGQKGYRGYTGSTGPKGPGGAVYIRWAKKTCPSGATTVYSGVAGGAYWNHPGSGTNYQCLPTNPQWRRYQDGIQGWKAFIYGSEYELNTNVPFGSTSLHNHNIPCAVCYVPTRGSKLMIPARYTCPTAWTEEYDGYLMAGKFDHAGAKQYVCVDEQPDTVQGGHANQAGALFYSVEARCGSLPCPDYVEGRELTCVVCTK from the exons ATGGTGAAGAAAATGAACAACATGGAGCAAGAGATGACCAACATGATGATAGAGGTGGCGAACGTCAAAGGATTCCAGGCGAGAGCTGAGCGAGACCAACAGGAGACCGTGACCCTGAGGGAGAGGGTTGCCGTGCTGGAATCACAGATTCATGGCGGGAACTTCCCACCGAACCAGGCCGAACAACAGTCAACTAAT ACCGGTTCTGTGCTGAACCCCCaggctgatgacgtcagtgTTGTTGACAGCGAGCTGCTGAGTAAGAACGACAGTGTGGGAGGGCTACTGCGCAGGCGCAAGAGAGACGCGCCGACCCCGAACTGGGTTCGACTTCCCATTGGACCTTCAG GCTGTCAGTCCGGACGAGACGGACGAGACGGGATACCTGGTGCTGCCGGTCTTCCC GGAACTGCTGGACAAAAAGGAGAGACGGGACCACCCGGACCGAAGGGGGAGCCAGGAACAG GAACATCTAACGAGCAGGGACTCAAAGGCCAGAAAGGAGACATGGGATCCATCGGTGGACAAGGTCCTGAAGGCCCGAAAGGCGATAGAGGCTCCACCGGTCCTCAAGGGTTTAAAGGCATGAAGGGAGCTAGGGGCTCCACTGGTCAGCAGGGCGCCAAAGGAGCCAGTGGCTCCACTGGTCTGCAGGGCGCTAAAGGAGACAGGGGCTCCACCGGTCAGCAGGGCGCTAAAGGAGACAGGGGCTTCACCGGTCTGCAGGGCGCTAAAGGCATGAAGGGAGACATGGGCTCTACCGGTCTCCAGGGCGCTAGAGGAGACAGAGGCTACACCGGTCTGCAGGGCGCTAGAGGGGCCATGGGTCCTACCGGTCCGCAAGGCGCTAAAGGCCAGAAAGGGTACAGGGGATACACGGGCTCCACCGGCCCTAAAGGACCAG GAGGCGCTGTTTACATCCGCTGGGCCAAGAAGACTTGTCCCTCTGGAGCAACAACTGTCTACTCTG GTGTGGCAGGAGGTGCGTATTGGAACCACCCAGGTAGCGGGACCAACTACCAGTGTCTGCCCACCAACCCACAGTGGAGGAGGTACCAAGATGGAATCCAAGGGTGGAAAGCTTTCATATACGGATCAGAATACGAGTTGAACACAAATGTCCCGTTCGGCTCCACCTCTCTTCACAATCACAACATCCCGTGTGCAGTCTGCTACGTCCCAACCCGCGGCAGTAAGTTGATGATCCCCGCCCGTTACACCTGCCCCACTGCCTGGACCGAGGAGTACGATGGGTACCTCATGGCTGGAAAGTTCGACCACGCCGGTGCAAAACAGTACGTCTGTGTGGATGAACAGCCCGACACCGTACAGGGTGGACACGCCAACCAGGCCGGTGCGCTGTTCTACTCCGTTGAAGCCCGTTGTGGGTCCCTGCCGTGTCCTGACTACGTGGAAGGGAGGGAGCTCACCTGTGTCGTCTGCACCAAGTGA
- the LOC118422639 gene encoding collagen alpha-4(IV) chain-like, with the protein MTTEKLPYGHLTMPERSTRRERTGGPLGSLVGVLGAAAVFASAVVLAVIVQNIGHEMGNLRAKVERDQEEMAKLQEKVAILTVTTESCKLRADRDQEEIAKLQVKAEKSDGEITKLLALAQRDHDDMAMVLSLRERIVVLETQIRVGGLPPNYAEQTSASPEGEQPGPVGETDSGVQNNNATMEGHKRSKRDAPNSVRIPLGLGCCQNQAGRDGRDGRDGVAGAPGLKGDPGQKGDIGSTGEPGEGAKGSKGETGLQGAKGQKGEHGTSANNGVGGAVYTRWGKKTCRSGTTTVYSGVAGGTDHNQPGGGTNYQCLPTNPQWGRYQDGVHHARAFMYGAEYQLDTNVPFGSTSLHDDDVPCAVCYVPTRGSKLMIPARNICPTGWTQEYDGYLMAGHYNHPAAKEYVCVDEQPEAVTGGHANQNGALFYPVEARCGPLPCPNYVEGRELTCVVCTK; encoded by the exons ATGACGACTGAGAAGCTTCCTTACGGTCACCTCACCATGCCAGAGAGAAGCACCCGCCGGGAGCGCACGGGCGGCCCGCTCGGCTCGCTCGTCGGTGTTCTCGGCGCCGCCGCGGTGTTCGCCTCCGCCGTGGTGCTGGCCGTGATCGTGCAGAACATCGGTCATGAGATGGGGAACCTCCGGGCTAAGGTGGAGAGGGATCAAGAAGAAATGGCTAAACTACAAGAAAAGGTGGCTATCCTTACTGTGACGACTGAGAGCTGCAAGCTGAGGGCTGACAGAGATCAAGAGGAGATAGCTAAACTACAAGTAAAGGCTGAGAAAAGCGACGGAGAGATAACCAAGCTCCTAGCCCTGGCACAGAGAGATCACGACGACATGGCCATGGTCCTGTCTCTGAGGGAGCGGATTGTCGTGCTGGAAACACAGATCCGAGTCGGGGGTTTGCCACCAAACTACGCCGAACAAACGTCTGCT AGCCCTGAGGGAGAACAGCCTGGGCCAGTCGGTGAGACTGACTCCGGGGTACAGAACAACAACGCCACGATGGAAGGGCACAAACGGTCTAAGAGAGATGCGCCCAACTCGGTCCGAATTCCACTTGGAttag GTTGTTGTCAAAACCAAGCGGGACGGGACGGTCGGGACGGACGGGACGGTGTGGCGGGAGCCCCGGGACTGAAG GGCGACCCCGGACAGAAAGGAGACATTGGGTCAACCGGGGAACCAGGAGAAG GAGCAAAGGGGTCTAAAGGAGAAACTGGATTGCAAGGGGCCAAAGGGCAAAAAGGCGAACATGGAACGTCGGCTAACAACGGAGTAG GAGGTGCTGTTTACACCCGCTGGGGCAAGAAGACTTGTCGCTCTGGAACAACGACTGTCTACTCTG GTGTAGCAGGAGGTACGGATCATAACCAGCCAGGCGGCGGGACCAACTACCAGTGTCTGCCCACCAACCCACAGTGGGGGAGGTACCAAGATGGAGTCCATCATGCGAGGGCTTTCATGTATGGAGCTGAGTACCAGTTGGACACAAATGTCCCGTTTGGCTCCACCTCCCTTCACGATGACGACGTCCCGTGTGCGGTCTGCTACGTCCCAACCCGCGGCAGTAAGTTGATGATCCCCGCCCGTAACATCTGCCCCACCGGCTGGACCCAGGAGTACGATGGTTACCTCATGGCTGGTCACTACAACCACCCCGCTGCAAAAGAGTACGTCTGTGTGGATGAACAGCCTGAGGCCGTAACAGGCGGACACGCCAACCAGAACGGAGCGCTGTTCTACCCAGTGGAAGCCCGCTGTGGGCCCCTGCCGTGTCCTAACTACGTGGAAGGGAGGGAGCTCACCTGTGTCGTCTGCACCAAGTGA